One Pseudorasbora parva isolate DD20220531a chromosome 8, ASM2467924v1, whole genome shotgun sequence DNA window includes the following coding sequences:
- the LOC137084662 gene encoding calcium-activated chloride channel regulator 1-like isoform X2 produces MVTEGSVHLHQALDKKVYFKEATILVPPHWNSKEFTRARTESFEKAKIIIDNENPKHGDEPYTHHYGECGAEGQYIHFTPNFLRDDSLINLYGSRGKVLVHEWAHLRWGVYDEYSETEPFYLSNGHFEATRCSKNIEGQIYNELRQHCPTDPQTSLPTKGCNFYPNKSQDTNTSIMFSPSLDSVSTFCREKEHNYEAPNLQNEKCNKATLTVIFEDSVDKDALRPLEPMKSSPPAPSFKVVQRMHRVVCLVLDVSGSMNEDSRILRLKQAATYFLRYIIEDQASVGIVTFSTNANTLSPLITIDNESKRENLIRFLPKVADGGTNMCEGLNLGLEVLKKDNGDVVGDEIIFLTDGEADNINSCVLAAIESGAIIHTIALGDKAAKALREMAGKTDGKFITASDDILSNQLLNGFSSLIIPTGDQTKDPVQLESQGIKTSDWFNGTISVDQTIGTNTSFTITYEKGLPHISIRSPSGSTDYQAQMRHDQSAKTVTLKVPGIAEPGDWKYSIQTQTLQSLTITATSQAARADVPPIIVKTRTNQQFSDGTKPIIVFAEVSQNYKAVINAEVWATLESDSGSTQPLQLLDNGAGADAFKDDGIYSRYFTQMKKGRSSLKVRVKNQNGQARFTLPKSGGAPYIPGYVVNGVVELNPPKPPVSEESLAIGTFTRTATGESFEVVLKTTTPPNFPPNKIIDLSAEIQENSVLLSWTAPGEDLDHGTAKSYEIRWSYDLQELRLNFSNAHVVNTTVSPQEAGSVEQHSFNLSFSIKNGTTMFFAIQSEDKENVKSQLSNIARASKILPDPKTTEMPDLDLKLVFLAISVCLAIVGIIVGIATWALRRKKRYSSYTTTNT; encoded by the exons ATGGTCACTGAAGGGTCGGTTCATCTTCATCAAGCATTGGATAAAAAGGTCTATTTCAAAGAAGCTACGATTCTAGTTCCACCCCACTGGAATAGTAAGGAATTTACCAGAGCAAGAACAGAGTCCTTTGAAAAG gcaaaaataataattgataATGAAAATCCAAAACACGGTGATGAACCCTACACTCATCATTATGGTGAATGTGGAGCTGAGGGTCAGTACATTCATTTCACCCCAAACTTCCTCCGAGACGACTCACTCATTAATCTTTATGGGTCAAGAG GAAAGGTCCTGGTTCATGAATGGGCTCATCTGAGATGGGGCGTATATGATGAATACAGTGAAACCGAGCCATTCTACCTCTCTAATGGCCATTTTGAAGCTACAAG GTGTAGCAAAAACATTGAAGGTCAGATTTATAATGAATTACGCCAACACTGCCCCACTGATCCACAAACTTCACTACCGACTAAGGGGTGCAATTTTTATCCTAACAAATCTCAAGATACAAACACCTCCATAATGTTCTCACCAAGCCTGGACTCT GTGAGTACATTTTGTCGTGAAAAAGAGCACAATTATGAAGCCCCAAACTtgcaaaatgaaaaatgtaacaaaGCAACATTGACCGTGATATTTGAGGATTCTGTGGATAAAGACGCACTTCGTCCTCTAGAACCAATGAAGTCCTCTCCACCAGCACCATCCTTCAAAGTTGTGCAGCGAATGCATCGAGTTGTTTGTCTCGTCCTTGATGTCTCAGGAAGCATGAATGAA GACTCCAGAATCCTTCGACTCAAGCAGGCTGCCACATATTTCCTGCGGTACATCATTGAGGATCAAGCCAGTGTTGGAATTGTGACCTTTAGTACTAATGCTAATACTCTCAGCCCCTTGATTACCATTGACAACGAGTCCAAACGAGAGAATCTCATCAGATTTTTGCCAAAAGTAGCAGACGGAGGGACAAACATGTGTGAAGGCCTCAATCTAGGCTTGGAG GTACTCAAAAAGGACAATGGGGATGTAGTAGGGGATGAAATCATTTTTCTGACAGATGGTGAAGCGGACAATATTAATAGTTGTGTTCTGGCTGCAATTGAAAGTGGTGCTATTATACACACAATAGCGTTGGGTGATAAAGCAGCTAAAGCACTGAGGGAAATGGCAGGCAAAACTG ATGGGAAATTTATCACAGCCAGTGATGACATTCTCTCTAATCAGCTACTGAATGGATTTTCTTCACTAATAATACCAACAGGAGATCAAACAAAAGACCCAGTTCAG TTAGAAAgtcagggaataaaaacatcagacTGGTTTAATGGGACAATTTCAGTGGATCAGACCATTGGTACTAACACCAGCTTTACAATAACCTATGAAAAAGGTTTACCTCATATTTCCATACGGTCCCCAAGTGGCTCAACCGACTATCAAGCACAGATGCGTCATGATCAATCAGCAAAAACAGTCACTTTAAAAGTTCCAGGAATTGCAGAG CCTGGGGACTGGAAGTACAGTATCCAAACTCAGACTCTTCAGTCTCTGACTATAACAGCAACGAGTCAAGCGGCACGTGCTGATGTTCCCCCAATTATAGTCAAAACCCGCACAAACCAGCAGTTCAGTGACGGCACTAAACCCATCATAGTGTTTGCTGAGGTCAGTCAGAATTACAAGGCTGTAATAAATGCTGAAGTGTGGGCTACACTGGAGTCTGACTCTGGGTCCACACAACCATTACAGCTCCTGGACAATGGAGCAG GAGCTGATGCTTTCAAAGATGATGGCATCTATTCCAGATATTTCACACAGATGAAAAAAGGGAGAAGCAGCTTGAAAGTAAGAGTGAAGAATCAAAATGGACAAGCCAGATTTACTCTTCCAAAAAGTGGTGGTGCCCCATACATACCTGGATATGTGGTGAATG GTGTGGTGGAGCTGAACCCTCCAAAGCCTCCAGTTTCAGAGGAATCACTTGCAATCGGAACTTTTACCAGAACAGCCACCGGAGAGAGTTTTGAGGTGGTTCTTAAAACCACAACTCCACCAAATTTCCCTCCTAATAAAATCATAGATCTGAGTGCTGAGATCCAGGAGAACTCTGTGCTTCTCAGCTGGACGGCTCCTGGTGAAGATCTCGACCATGGGACAG CTAAATCTTATGAGATCAGGTGGAGCTATGACCTTCAAGAGCTTCGACTCAACTTCAGCAATGCTCATGTAGTCAACACAACCGTCTCACCGCAGGAGGCTGGATCAGTTGAACAGCATTCATTCAATCTCAGTTTCTCAATCAAAAATGGCACCACAATGTTTTTTGCTATTCAGTCTGAGGAcaaagaaaatgtaaaatctCAACTCTCAAACATTGCTCGAGCTTCAAAGATCCTCCCTGATCCAAAAACCACAGAAATGCCAGATCTAGACCTGAAGTTGGTGTTTCTTGCCATTTCTGTTTGTCTTGCAATTGTGGGGATTATTGTTGGGATAGCAACATGGGCGTTGAGACGAAAAAAACGTTATAGTTCTTATACTACAACCAACACTTaa
- the LOC137084662 gene encoding calcium-activated chloride channel regulator 1-like isoform X3, with translation MTGSFTTSLQSRRKVDLHRSLLSGLHQIIPKKCVFDGAVPAIKVRSCFGSRRCSKNIEGQIYNELRQHCPTDPQTSLPTKGCNFYPNKSQDTNTSIMFSPSLDSVSTFCREKEHNYEAPNLQNEKCNKATLTVIFEDSVDKDALRPLEPMKSSPPAPSFKVVQRMHRVVCLVLDVSGSMNEDSRILRLKQAATYFLRYIIEDQASVGIVTFSTNANTLSPLITIDNESKRENLIRFLPKVADGGTNMCEGLNLGLEVLKKDNGDVVGDEIIFLTDGEADNINSCVLAAIESGAIIHTIALGDKAAKALREMAGKTDGKFITASDDILSNQLLNGFSSLIIPTGDQTKDPVQLESQGIKTSDWFNGTISVDQTIGTNTSFTITYEKGLPHISIRSPSGSTDYQAQMRHDQSAKTVTLKVPGIAEPGDWKYSIQTQTLQSLTITATSQAARADVPPIIVKTRTNQQFSDGTKPIIVFAEVSQNYKAVINAEVWATLESDSGSTQPLQLLDNGAGADAFKDDGIYSRYFTQMKKGRSSLKVRVKNQNGQARFTLPKSGGAPYIPGYVVNGVVELNPPKPPVSEESLAIGTFTRTATGESFEVVLKTTTPPNFPPNKIIDLSAEIQENSVLLSWTAPGEDLDHGTAKSYEIRWSYDLQELRLNFSNAHVVNTTVSPQEAGSVEQHSFNLSFSIKNGTTMFFAIQSEDKENVKSQLSNIARASKILPDPKTTEMPDLDLKLVFLAISVCLAIVGIIVGIATWALRRKKRYSSYTTTNT, from the exons atgacgggaagcttcacaacatcgcttcagtcgcgtcgcaaagtggatctccaccgttcactgctgtcaggacttcaccaaatcataccaaagaagtgtgtttttgacggcgcggtcccagcgataaaggttcggtcttgctttggaagcaggcg GTGTAGCAAAAACATTGAAGGTCAGATTTATAATGAATTACGCCAACACTGCCCCACTGATCCACAAACTTCACTACCGACTAAGGGGTGCAATTTTTATCCTAACAAATCTCAAGATACAAACACCTCCATAATGTTCTCACCAAGCCTGGACTCT GTGAGTACATTTTGTCGTGAAAAAGAGCACAATTATGAAGCCCCAAACTtgcaaaatgaaaaatgtaacaaaGCAACATTGACCGTGATATTTGAGGATTCTGTGGATAAAGACGCACTTCGTCCTCTAGAACCAATGAAGTCCTCTCCACCAGCACCATCCTTCAAAGTTGTGCAGCGAATGCATCGAGTTGTTTGTCTCGTCCTTGATGTCTCAGGAAGCATGAATGAA GACTCCAGAATCCTTCGACTCAAGCAGGCTGCCACATATTTCCTGCGGTACATCATTGAGGATCAAGCCAGTGTTGGAATTGTGACCTTTAGTACTAATGCTAATACTCTCAGCCCCTTGATTACCATTGACAACGAGTCCAAACGAGAGAATCTCATCAGATTTTTGCCAAAAGTAGCAGACGGAGGGACAAACATGTGTGAAGGCCTCAATCTAGGCTTGGAG GTACTCAAAAAGGACAATGGGGATGTAGTAGGGGATGAAATCATTTTTCTGACAGATGGTGAAGCGGACAATATTAATAGTTGTGTTCTGGCTGCAATTGAAAGTGGTGCTATTATACACACAATAGCGTTGGGTGATAAAGCAGCTAAAGCACTGAGGGAAATGGCAGGCAAAACTG ATGGGAAATTTATCACAGCCAGTGATGACATTCTCTCTAATCAGCTACTGAATGGATTTTCTTCACTAATAATACCAACAGGAGATCAAACAAAAGACCCAGTTCAG TTAGAAAgtcagggaataaaaacatcagacTGGTTTAATGGGACAATTTCAGTGGATCAGACCATTGGTACTAACACCAGCTTTACAATAACCTATGAAAAAGGTTTACCTCATATTTCCATACGGTCCCCAAGTGGCTCAACCGACTATCAAGCACAGATGCGTCATGATCAATCAGCAAAAACAGTCACTTTAAAAGTTCCAGGAATTGCAGAG CCTGGGGACTGGAAGTACAGTATCCAAACTCAGACTCTTCAGTCTCTGACTATAACAGCAACGAGTCAAGCGGCACGTGCTGATGTTCCCCCAATTATAGTCAAAACCCGCACAAACCAGCAGTTCAGTGACGGCACTAAACCCATCATAGTGTTTGCTGAGGTCAGTCAGAATTACAAGGCTGTAATAAATGCTGAAGTGTGGGCTACACTGGAGTCTGACTCTGGGTCCACACAACCATTACAGCTCCTGGACAATGGAGCAG GAGCTGATGCTTTCAAAGATGATGGCATCTATTCCAGATATTTCACACAGATGAAAAAAGGGAGAAGCAGCTTGAAAGTAAGAGTGAAGAATCAAAATGGACAAGCCAGATTTACTCTTCCAAAAAGTGGTGGTGCCCCATACATACCTGGATATGTGGTGAATG GTGTGGTGGAGCTGAACCCTCCAAAGCCTCCAGTTTCAGAGGAATCACTTGCAATCGGAACTTTTACCAGAACAGCCACCGGAGAGAGTTTTGAGGTGGTTCTTAAAACCACAACTCCACCAAATTTCCCTCCTAATAAAATCATAGATCTGAGTGCTGAGATCCAGGAGAACTCTGTGCTTCTCAGCTGGACGGCTCCTGGTGAAGATCTCGACCATGGGACAG CTAAATCTTATGAGATCAGGTGGAGCTATGACCTTCAAGAGCTTCGACTCAACTTCAGCAATGCTCATGTAGTCAACACAACCGTCTCACCGCAGGAGGCTGGATCAGTTGAACAGCATTCATTCAATCTCAGTTTCTCAATCAAAAATGGCACCACAATGTTTTTTGCTATTCAGTCTGAGGAcaaagaaaatgtaaaatctCAACTCTCAAACATTGCTCGAGCTTCAAAGATCCTCCCTGATCCAAAAACCACAGAAATGCCAGATCTAGACCTGAAGTTGGTGTTTCTTGCCATTTCTGTTTGTCTTGCAATTGTGGGGATTATTGTTGGGATAGCAACATGGGCGTTGAGACGAAAAAAACGTTATAGTTCTTATACTACAACCAACACTTaa
- the LOC137084662 gene encoding calcium-activated chloride channel regulator 1-like isoform X1, translated as MDSKKGFVLLWMLLSSTSTGIKLDGNGYVDIIIAISSKVPHDNTLIDKIKDMVTEGSVHLHQALDKKVYFKEATILVPPHWNSKEFTRARTESFEKAKIIIDNENPKHGDEPYTHHYGECGAEGQYIHFTPNFLRDDSLINLYGSRGKVLVHEWAHLRWGVYDEYSETEPFYLSNGHFEATRCSKNIEGQIYNELRQHCPTDPQTSLPTKGCNFYPNKSQDTNTSIMFSPSLDSVSTFCREKEHNYEAPNLQNEKCNKATLTVIFEDSVDKDALRPLEPMKSSPPAPSFKVVQRMHRVVCLVLDVSGSMNEDSRILRLKQAATYFLRYIIEDQASVGIVTFSTNANTLSPLITIDNESKRENLIRFLPKVADGGTNMCEGLNLGLEVLKKDNGDVVGDEIIFLTDGEADNINSCVLAAIESGAIIHTIALGDKAAKALREMAGKTDGKFITASDDILSNQLLNGFSSLIIPTGDQTKDPVQLESQGIKTSDWFNGTISVDQTIGTNTSFTITYEKGLPHISIRSPSGSTDYQAQMRHDQSAKTVTLKVPGIAEPGDWKYSIQTQTLQSLTITATSQAARADVPPIIVKTRTNQQFSDGTKPIIVFAEVSQNYKAVINAEVWATLESDSGSTQPLQLLDNGAGADAFKDDGIYSRYFTQMKKGRSSLKVRVKNQNGQARFTLPKSGGAPYIPGYVVNGVVELNPPKPPVSEESLAIGTFTRTATGESFEVVLKTTTPPNFPPNKIIDLSAEIQENSVLLSWTAPGEDLDHGTAKSYEIRWSYDLQELRLNFSNAHVVNTTVSPQEAGSVEQHSFNLSFSIKNGTTMFFAIQSEDKENVKSQLSNIARASKILPDPKTTEMPDLDLKLVFLAISVCLAIVGIIVGIATWALRRKKRYSSYTTTNT; from the exons ATGGACTCAAAGAAGGGTTTTGTCTTATTATGGATGTTGCTGTCGTCCACCTCCACTGGAATCAAACTAGATGGAAATGGTTATGTTGACATTATCATTGCTATCAGTTCAAAAGTACCACATGATAACACGCTGATTGATAAAATAAAG GATATGGTCACTGAAGGGTCGGTTCATCTTCATCAAGCATTGGATAAAAAGGTCTATTTCAAAGAAGCTACGATTCTAGTTCCACCCCACTGGAATAGTAAGGAATTTACCAGAGCAAGAACAGAGTCCTTTGAAAAG gcaaaaataataattgataATGAAAATCCAAAACACGGTGATGAACCCTACACTCATCATTATGGTGAATGTGGAGCTGAGGGTCAGTACATTCATTTCACCCCAAACTTCCTCCGAGACGACTCACTCATTAATCTTTATGGGTCAAGAG GAAAGGTCCTGGTTCATGAATGGGCTCATCTGAGATGGGGCGTATATGATGAATACAGTGAAACCGAGCCATTCTACCTCTCTAATGGCCATTTTGAAGCTACAAG GTGTAGCAAAAACATTGAAGGTCAGATTTATAATGAATTACGCCAACACTGCCCCACTGATCCACAAACTTCACTACCGACTAAGGGGTGCAATTTTTATCCTAACAAATCTCAAGATACAAACACCTCCATAATGTTCTCACCAAGCCTGGACTCT GTGAGTACATTTTGTCGTGAAAAAGAGCACAATTATGAAGCCCCAAACTtgcaaaatgaaaaatgtaacaaaGCAACATTGACCGTGATATTTGAGGATTCTGTGGATAAAGACGCACTTCGTCCTCTAGAACCAATGAAGTCCTCTCCACCAGCACCATCCTTCAAAGTTGTGCAGCGAATGCATCGAGTTGTTTGTCTCGTCCTTGATGTCTCAGGAAGCATGAATGAA GACTCCAGAATCCTTCGACTCAAGCAGGCTGCCACATATTTCCTGCGGTACATCATTGAGGATCAAGCCAGTGTTGGAATTGTGACCTTTAGTACTAATGCTAATACTCTCAGCCCCTTGATTACCATTGACAACGAGTCCAAACGAGAGAATCTCATCAGATTTTTGCCAAAAGTAGCAGACGGAGGGACAAACATGTGTGAAGGCCTCAATCTAGGCTTGGAG GTACTCAAAAAGGACAATGGGGATGTAGTAGGGGATGAAATCATTTTTCTGACAGATGGTGAAGCGGACAATATTAATAGTTGTGTTCTGGCTGCAATTGAAAGTGGTGCTATTATACACACAATAGCGTTGGGTGATAAAGCAGCTAAAGCACTGAGGGAAATGGCAGGCAAAACTG ATGGGAAATTTATCACAGCCAGTGATGACATTCTCTCTAATCAGCTACTGAATGGATTTTCTTCACTAATAATACCAACAGGAGATCAAACAAAAGACCCAGTTCAG TTAGAAAgtcagggaataaaaacatcagacTGGTTTAATGGGACAATTTCAGTGGATCAGACCATTGGTACTAACACCAGCTTTACAATAACCTATGAAAAAGGTTTACCTCATATTTCCATACGGTCCCCAAGTGGCTCAACCGACTATCAAGCACAGATGCGTCATGATCAATCAGCAAAAACAGTCACTTTAAAAGTTCCAGGAATTGCAGAG CCTGGGGACTGGAAGTACAGTATCCAAACTCAGACTCTTCAGTCTCTGACTATAACAGCAACGAGTCAAGCGGCACGTGCTGATGTTCCCCCAATTATAGTCAAAACCCGCACAAACCAGCAGTTCAGTGACGGCACTAAACCCATCATAGTGTTTGCTGAGGTCAGTCAGAATTACAAGGCTGTAATAAATGCTGAAGTGTGGGCTACACTGGAGTCTGACTCTGGGTCCACACAACCATTACAGCTCCTGGACAATGGAGCAG GAGCTGATGCTTTCAAAGATGATGGCATCTATTCCAGATATTTCACACAGATGAAAAAAGGGAGAAGCAGCTTGAAAGTAAGAGTGAAGAATCAAAATGGACAAGCCAGATTTACTCTTCCAAAAAGTGGTGGTGCCCCATACATACCTGGATATGTGGTGAATG GTGTGGTGGAGCTGAACCCTCCAAAGCCTCCAGTTTCAGAGGAATCACTTGCAATCGGAACTTTTACCAGAACAGCCACCGGAGAGAGTTTTGAGGTGGTTCTTAAAACCACAACTCCACCAAATTTCCCTCCTAATAAAATCATAGATCTGAGTGCTGAGATCCAGGAGAACTCTGTGCTTCTCAGCTGGACGGCTCCTGGTGAAGATCTCGACCATGGGACAG CTAAATCTTATGAGATCAGGTGGAGCTATGACCTTCAAGAGCTTCGACTCAACTTCAGCAATGCTCATGTAGTCAACACAACCGTCTCACCGCAGGAGGCTGGATCAGTTGAACAGCATTCATTCAATCTCAGTTTCTCAATCAAAAATGGCACCACAATGTTTTTTGCTATTCAGTCTGAGGAcaaagaaaatgtaaaatctCAACTCTCAAACATTGCTCGAGCTTCAAAGATCCTCCCTGATCCAAAAACCACAGAAATGCCAGATCTAGACCTGAAGTTGGTGTTTCTTGCCATTTCTGTTTGTCTTGCAATTGTGGGGATTATTGTTGGGATAGCAACATGGGCGTTGAGACGAAAAAAACGTTATAGTTCTTATACTACAACCAACACTTaa